One genomic window of Vibrio ziniensis includes the following:
- a CDS encoding RidA family protein gives MSLNNITFHMIQGGPTPVAPFSHATECDGLVFVTGQMPDQPGSPGVLPEGIEAQTANVMANLSIVLEGLGLSLNDVVMTRVYLTRFKEDYATFNDVYKTYFRENRLPARTCVGVTGLAYDALVEIDLVVRRPSNIQL, from the coding sequence TTGTCACTCAATAATATTACTTTTCACATGATTCAGGGTGGACCGACACCAGTTGCACCATTCAGCCATGCAACCGAATGCGACGGACTTGTTTTCGTGACAGGACAAATGCCTGATCAACCCGGTTCGCCCGGTGTTTTACCTGAAGGAATAGAAGCCCAAACCGCAAATGTCATGGCAAACTTAAGTATAGTATTAGAAGGATTAGGTCTGAGTTTAAATGACGTAGTGATGACACGTGTATATCTCACACGTTTTAAGGAGGACTATGCAACATTTAACGACGTTTACAAAACCTACTTTAGAGAAAACCGACTTCCAGCTCGAACTTGTGTTGGAGTTACGGGGCTTGCATACGATGCGCTTGTAGAAATTGACCTCGTTGTGCGTCGCCCTTCAAATATTCAACTCTGA
- a CDS encoding FG-GAP repeat domain-containing protein: MPVQNINGYTPLTDAIAYIDANNDGYTDVFVATGSYLLEGEIISELFLNNTSNQFSYNNGPFNGDVVPATHARKTIVADFNGDSLLDMFIADHGYDASPFPGNNPKLIIQDNAGSFSWTRMTDQTGFHHTATAADIDNNGTIDVFVGGHSPFFYINDGNANFTFNDSLFPSRTVYSSELIDVDQDGYVDLLIGAHEFDGAATVIYWGSSGGSFTDANSTTLTSVDSYGTVLDFEAEDLDGDGDKDVVVTRTGGGNSNFYQGVYIQLLVNNGSRAFTDATTQINDNGTASDSWFPWLRAQDLDDDGDIDLFSDDIDDNFLLVNDGSGNFTRSTL; this comes from the coding sequence TTGCCAGTACAAAACATCAATGGATATACACCACTTACCGATGCAATTGCATATATCGATGCGAACAACGACGGCTATACAGATGTATTTGTCGCAACCGGAAGTTATTTACTAGAAGGAGAAATTATCAGTGAGTTATTTCTAAACAATACCAGCAATCAATTTAGCTATAACAACGGTCCCTTTAATGGTGATGTAGTACCCGCGACTCACGCTCGTAAAACAATAGTGGCCGATTTTAATGGCGACTCGCTTTTAGACATGTTTATTGCTGATCACGGATACGATGCTTCCCCTTTCCCCGGTAACAATCCAAAGTTAATCATTCAAGATAATGCAGGCAGCTTTTCATGGACAAGAATGACTGATCAAACAGGATTTCATCATACTGCAACGGCTGCCGACATAGACAATAATGGTACTATCGATGTATTTGTTGGTGGCCATTCTCCGTTTTTTTATATCAACGATGGTAATGCAAACTTTACTTTCAACGACTCCCTTTTTCCTTCACGAACCGTGTATTCATCTGAGTTAATCGACGTTGATCAAGATGGTTACGTCGACTTATTAATTGGTGCCCATGAATTTGATGGTGCGGCGACCGTTATATACTGGGGTAGTAGCGGCGGAAGCTTCACTGATGCCAACAGCACGACGCTAACCTCTGTTGACTCTTATGGTACAGTTCTGGATTTTGAAGCTGAAGATCTGGATGGAGACGGAGACAAAGACGTGGTTGTTACCCGTACCGGTGGAGGTAACAGTAACTTTTATCAGGGTGTATATATTCAGCTACTAGTTAACAACGGCAGCCGAGCATTTACTGATGCAACAACACAGATTAATGACAACGGAACTGCGAGTGATAGCTGGTTCCCTTGGCTACGAGCTCAGGACCTCGATGATGATGGCGATATCGACTTATTTTCAGATGATATCGATGATAACTTTCTGCTAGTGAATGATGGTAGTGGTAACTTTACTCGCTCCACACTTTAA
- the mukB gene encoding chromosome partition protein MukB: MIERGKYQSLTMINWNGFFARTFDIDSLVTTLSGGNGAGKSTTMAAFITALIPDQSLLHFRNTTEAGSSQASRDKGLFGKLQPGACYAALDVVNSRKQRLLFGVKLQQVAGRDKKVDIKPFLIQGLPSHIKPTDILIETVSDKHARVRQISDVKAAVTAIEGAHFKAFSSTVDYHAQMFEFGVLPKKLRSSGDRSKFYRLIEASLYGGISSAITRSLRDYLLPQNGGVKKAFQDMESALRENRMTLEAIKSTQADRDLFKHLITESTNYVAADYMRHANDRRNKVSQTLELRKELMSSRETLIEQNSLLNRVHEELELLVEQESALEQDHQGASDHLQLVQNALRQQEKIERYQDDLEELNMRLEEQMMVVEEAQERLHEAEDQATIAEEEVDSLKTQLADYQQALDVQQTRALQYQQALHALDKAQQLLGDDAISAENAVAKVTVLKQQQEQRTSELLSLKHKLDMSSAAASQFEHAFSLVKSVLGNVERQDAAQQARTLIRRANEARQITQNEQQWYAQQRDLERRLEQQTGVRKLLDDYQKQHNVTLSDEMAVEQELERHQAVLENLESTQEELREKRSEQRRLEQDQQHKITQLESIAPAWIKANDALEILREQSGAELANSQSVMAEMQRVLEQEKVQSNAKDKLAERREVLERDIERLASPSGSNDPRLKGLADTLGGVLLSEIYDDITIDDAPYFSAMYGPARHAIVVSDLTGIKEKLIELDDCPEDLYLIEGDVDAFDDSSFNAEELDGAVCVQFNDRQIRYSRLPAIPLFGRAAREQRLELLRSEREEVVEQHAKAAFDSQKLQRLFSSFNEFVAKHLQVAFDADPEQAIQVAREKRNQVARTLAELDSQDQQQRSQVHLSKQAISALEKIAPNMLLIEDDSLAERVEEMAQKIAQLSESKSFISAHGKTITELEKVANALDADPEQFDVLEEQYQQADAQLQQLKAQIFALSDLVERRHHFAYSDSVDMLNQSSELSEQLKSKLVQAESTRNRTREELKQSQAQVSQYNQVLASLKSSHQAKLETVQEFKQELQEFGVHADEGALERAQRRRDELYERLHTSRARKSEYERTITSTDLEMKALVKRLKKVEKDYRDLRTFVVNAKAGWCSVLRLARENDVERRLHKRELAYLSADELRSMSDKSLGALRLAVANNEDLRDSLRQSEDNSRPERKVLFYIAVYQHLRERIRQDIIRTDDPVEAIEEMEVELARLTEELTQRENRLAISSESVASIIRKTIHREQNRIRMLNQGLSNIAFGQVKGVRLNVKVRESHEILLAGLSDHHEQHRDLFESSRYTFSEAMAKLFQRVNPHIDMGQRSAQVLGEEMLDYRNYLELSVEVSRGSDGWLQAESGALSTGEAIGTGQSILLMVVQSWEEESRRLRSKDIIPCRLLFLDEAARLDSKSIATLFELCDRLDMQLLIAAPENISPEKGTTYKLVRKVFKDHEHVHVVGLRGFGQTEKLKSEEQLLAEELS; encoded by the coding sequence ATGATTGAAAGAGGTAAATATCAATCGCTAACCATGATCAACTGGAACGGCTTCTTTGCTCGTACATTTGATATTGATAGCTTAGTAACGACACTCTCTGGCGGTAACGGTGCTGGTAAATCAACCACAATGGCTGCATTTATCACCGCGTTGATTCCTGACCAAAGCCTATTGCATTTCCGCAACACCACTGAGGCTGGTAGCTCGCAGGCGTCTCGTGACAAAGGATTATTCGGTAAATTGCAGCCGGGTGCGTGTTACGCGGCACTTGATGTCGTAAACTCTCGCAAACAACGTTTATTGTTTGGCGTAAAGCTGCAACAAGTTGCTGGTCGTGATAAGAAAGTAGATATTAAGCCATTCCTTATTCAAGGTTTGCCAAGCCATATAAAGCCGACTGACATTCTGATTGAAACAGTCTCTGACAAACATGCTCGTGTCCGTCAAATCAGCGATGTGAAAGCGGCGGTAACAGCAATTGAAGGCGCTCACTTCAAAGCATTCAGCTCTACAGTGGATTACCACGCACAGATGTTTGAGTTCGGTGTACTACCGAAGAAATTACGCAGTAGTGGCGACCGATCAAAATTCTATCGCTTAATTGAAGCGTCTTTATACGGTGGTATTTCAAGTGCCATTACTCGTTCGCTTCGCGACTACTTATTGCCACAAAACGGCGGGGTAAAGAAAGCGTTCCAAGATATGGAATCGGCGCTGCGTGAAAACCGCATGACGCTAGAAGCAATTAAATCAACGCAAGCAGACCGTGATCTGTTCAAGCATCTGATTACCGAATCGACCAATTACGTAGCCGCTGACTACATGCGCCACGCTAATGACCGTCGCAACAAAGTCAGTCAGACGCTTGAACTGCGTAAAGAGTTGATGAGTTCTCGTGAAACCTTGATTGAGCAAAACAGCTTACTCAATCGAGTGCATGAAGAACTTGAGCTATTGGTTGAACAAGAATCCGCACTTGAGCAAGACCATCAGGGGGCTTCGGACCATCTGCAACTGGTTCAAAACGCATTGCGTCAGCAAGAGAAAATTGAACGCTATCAGGATGATCTTGAAGAGCTGAACATGCGTCTTGAAGAACAGATGATGGTGGTTGAAGAAGCTCAAGAGCGTCTCCATGAAGCGGAAGATCAAGCGACAATTGCAGAAGAAGAAGTAGACAGTCTTAAGACGCAACTCGCTGACTACCAGCAAGCGCTGGATGTGCAACAAACACGCGCGCTACAGTATCAACAGGCGCTGCATGCGCTGGATAAAGCGCAGCAGTTACTGGGTGATGACGCCATCAGTGCTGAAAATGCCGTGGCAAAAGTTACCGTGCTTAAACAGCAGCAGGAACAACGCACATCTGAGTTGCTATCGCTAAAGCACAAATTAGATATGTCATCTGCGGCGGCGTCTCAGTTTGAGCATGCCTTTAGTTTAGTGAAGAGCGTATTAGGTAATGTTGAGCGTCAAGATGCCGCTCAACAAGCAAGAACGCTGATTCGCAGAGCTAATGAAGCTCGGCAAATTACGCAAAACGAACAACAGTGGTATGCCCAGCAGCGAGATTTAGAGCGTCGCTTGGAACAACAAACCGGTGTTCGTAAACTCCTTGATGATTATCAGAAGCAACACAATGTCACTTTGAGTGATGAAATGGCAGTAGAGCAAGAGTTGGAGCGCCATCAAGCTGTGTTGGAGAATCTCGAGTCGACTCAAGAAGAACTGCGTGAAAAACGTAGTGAACAACGTCGCTTAGAACAAGATCAACAACACAAAATTACTCAGCTAGAATCAATTGCTCCAGCTTGGATTAAAGCCAACGATGCATTAGAAATCCTGCGTGAGCAAAGTGGTGCAGAGTTAGCGAACAGCCAATCTGTCATGGCTGAGATGCAACGTGTATTGGAGCAAGAAAAAGTCCAATCCAATGCTAAAGATAAGCTTGCAGAACGCCGTGAAGTTTTAGAACGGGACATTGAACGTTTAGCTTCGCCAAGTGGCTCGAACGATCCGCGTTTAAAAGGTCTGGCTGATACGCTTGGCGGTGTGTTGCTGTCTGAAATCTATGACGATATCACCATTGACGATGCACCTTATTTCAGTGCGATGTACGGTCCTGCACGTCACGCGATTGTGGTGTCTGACCTGACTGGTATCAAAGAGAAATTAATTGAGCTGGATGATTGTCCTGAAGACCTTTACCTAATTGAAGGTGATGTAGACGCATTCGATGACAGTTCATTTAACGCAGAAGAACTTGATGGTGCTGTTTGCGTTCAGTTTAACGATCGCCAGATTCGTTATTCACGTCTGCCAGCAATCCCATTGTTTGGTCGAGCTGCACGTGAACAGCGTTTGGAACTATTACGTTCTGAACGTGAAGAAGTGGTGGAACAACACGCGAAAGCCGCTTTTGATTCGCAAAAGCTACAACGACTGTTCAGCAGCTTTAATGAGTTTGTAGCTAAGCATTTACAGGTCGCATTCGATGCAGACCCTGAACAAGCAATTCAAGTCGCTCGCGAAAAGCGTAATCAGGTCGCGCGCACTCTGGCTGAACTAGATAGCCAAGACCAGCAGCAGCGCAGCCAAGTTCATCTCAGCAAGCAGGCAATTTCTGCGCTCGAGAAAATTGCGCCAAATATGCTGTTGATTGAAGACGATTCTTTAGCAGAACGAGTGGAAGAAATGGCGCAAAAGATTGCTCAATTGAGCGAATCGAAAAGCTTTATTTCGGCTCATGGGAAAACTATCACAGAGCTTGAAAAAGTGGCAAATGCACTGGATGCAGACCCAGAGCAGTTTGATGTACTGGAAGAGCAATACCAGCAAGCGGATGCACAACTACAACAGTTGAAAGCACAGATTTTTGCGTTATCGGATTTGGTTGAACGCCGCCATCACTTCGCTTATTCCGACTCAGTGGATATGCTGAATCAGAGTAGTGAGCTAAGTGAGCAGTTAAAATCGAAACTGGTACAGGCGGAAAGTACCCGAAATCGCACTCGTGAAGAACTCAAGCAGTCTCAAGCGCAAGTGAGTCAATACAATCAGGTGTTAGCATCGCTGAAGAGTTCACACCAAGCTAAACTTGAAACGGTGCAAGAGTTTAAGCAAGAGTTGCAAGAGTTTGGCGTCCATGCTGATGAAGGTGCACTAGAACGTGCCCAACGTCGCCGTGATGAACTCTACGAACGGTTACATACTTCTCGAGCACGTAAGAGTGAATACGAACGTACTATCACTTCAACGGACCTTGAGATGAAAGCGCTAGTGAAACGTCTGAAGAAAGTTGAAAAAGATTATCGCGACCTGCGCACGTTCGTTGTAAACGCAAAAGCGGGTTGGTGCTCTGTACTTCGTTTAGCGCGTGAAAATGATGTTGAACGTCGTCTGCACAAACGTGAGCTTGCTTATCTGTCAGCGGATGAACTTCGTTCAATGTCCGATAAATCATTAGGTGCTCTTCGTCTAGCGGTAGCCAATAACGAAGACTTGCGTGATTCATTACGTCAGTCAGAAGATAACTCACGTCCAGAACGTAAAGTATTGTTCTACATTGCAGTTTATCAGCATCTTCGTGAGCGCATTCGTCAAGACATTATCCGTACCGACGACCCAGTAGAAGCTATCGAAGAGATGGAAGTTGAGCTGGCGCGTTTAACGGAAGAGCTGACTCAACGTGAGAACCGTCTAGCGATAAGCTCTGAATCGGTTGCAAGCATTATTCGTAAGACAATTCATCGTGAGCAGAATCGTATTCGTATGCTTAACCAAGGCTTGTCAAACATCGCCTTCGGTCAGGTGAAAGGCGTACGTCTAAACGTTAAAGTGCGTGAAAGCCATGAGATCTTATTAGCGGGTCTTTCTGATCATCACGAACAGCACAGAGATCTGTTTGAAAGCTCTCGCTACACCTTCTCTGAAGCGATGGCGAAGCTATTCCAACGTGTGAACCCACATATCGATATGGGTCAGCGTTCGGCTCAGGTTCTGGGCGAAGAAATGCTGGATTACCGTAACTACTTAGAGTTGAGTGTTGAGGTAAGTCGTGGCTCAGATGGTTGGTTACAAGCTGAGTCTGGCGCACTGTCTACTGGTGAGGCAATTGGTACTGGTCAGTCAATTCTGTTGATGGTGGTCCAAAGCTGGGAAGAAGAGTCTCGTCGTCTACGCAGTAAAGATATTATTCCATGCCGCTTGCTATTTTTAGATGAGGCAGCGCGTCTGGACTCTAAGTCAATTGCAACACTGTTTGAACTGTGTGACCGTCTAGATATGCAGCTCCTAATCGCAGCTCCTGAAAACATCAGTCCCGAGAAGGGAACAACCTATAAATTGGTGCGTAAGGTGTTTAAAGACCACGAGCATGTGCATGTCGTCGGTCTGCGAGGTTTTGGACAAACAGAAAAGCTGAAATCAGAAGAACAACTACTAGCTGAAGAACTTAGCTAA
- the mukE gene encoding chromosome partition protein MukE, with amino-acid sequence MSSTDINEYMPENLAKAISNPLFPALDSALRAGRHVSSDDLDNHAFLSDFETELAHFYQRYNTELVRAPEGFFYLRPRSTTLISRSILSELDMLVGKVLCFLYLSPERLAHEGIFTNQELYEELLSLTDEKKLMKLVTNRANGSDLDKEKLFEKVRASLRRLRRLGMIINIGETTKFSISEAVFRFGADVRIGDDMREAQLRLIRDGEAVVHNQEPNQHSLLGEGLLDDGLLEEDSLTDEEDQADETELEGEA; translated from the coding sequence ATGTCATCGACAGATATTAATGAATACATGCCAGAGAATCTGGCTAAAGCGATCAGCAATCCGCTTTTCCCTGCACTCGATAGTGCTTTACGTGCTGGTCGACATGTCTCTAGCGACGATTTAGATAATCACGCGTTCCTATCGGATTTTGAAACGGAGTTGGCGCATTTTTACCAACGCTATAACACTGAACTGGTGCGCGCACCGGAAGGTTTTTTCTACTTACGCCCTCGTTCAACGACGTTAATTAGCCGCAGTATTTTGTCTGAACTAGACATGCTGGTGGGTAAAGTGCTCTGTTTTCTTTATCTCAGTCCTGAGCGTTTGGCTCACGAGGGCATCTTTACCAATCAAGAACTGTATGAAGAGTTACTTTCACTAACCGATGAAAAAAAGCTTATGAAGTTAGTGACCAACAGAGCTAATGGCTCTGATTTGGACAAAGAGAAACTGTTTGAGAAAGTACGCGCATCGCTTCGTCGTCTGCGTCGCCTAGGTATGATTATCAATATCGGTGAAACCACAAAATTCAGCATTAGCGAAGCAGTGTTCCGCTTTGGTGCTGATGTTCGTATTGGTGACGACATGCGTGAAGCGCAACTACGTCTTATCCGCGATGGTGAAGCTGTTGTGCATAACCAGGAACCGAATCAGCATAGTCTGTTAGGTGAAGGTTTGTTAGATGATGGTTTATTAGAAGAAGACTCTTTGACAGATGAAGAAGATCAAGCCGATGAAACAGAATTGGAAGGTGAAGCATGA
- the mukF gene encoding chromosome partition protein MukF gives MGELTQNAVEQPIDELVSWVKQHDFSLNLTTERLAFLIAIAVLSNDRFDEELGEGELHDAFIIVTRMFEDTGEASAFRANNAINELVKQRLISRFTSELTDGASIYRLSPLAIGITDYYVRHREFSKLKLSIQLSMLADEMAKAVESAERGGSVGHWKKNVFGVLKYSVGEIFDRIDLNQRVMDEQQQSVKQQIAELLNKDWREAIHNCEALLSETSTTLSELQDTLQTAGDELQTQILDIQESVYGNPELEFIEETLFGLQMKLDRITSWGQQAIDLWIGYDRHVHKFIRTAIDMDQNRAFSQRLRQSFNDYFEQPWYLTYADADRLMDLRDEALVLRDEEVTGSVPDEVEYEEFQQVNDELAETIGAMLQVHKDQGQAIDLGAVLRDYLATHPKTHHFDLARIVVDQAVRLGYSESDYQAIQPDWQAINDFGAKVQANVIDRY, from the coding sequence ATGGGTGAGTTAACTCAGAACGCTGTTGAGCAACCTATTGATGAATTGGTTAGCTGGGTAAAGCAGCATGATTTCTCATTAAATCTAACGACTGAGCGACTCGCGTTTTTAATCGCAATTGCAGTGCTAAGTAATGACAGATTTGATGAAGAACTCGGTGAAGGTGAGTTGCACGATGCGTTCATTATAGTCACTCGAATGTTTGAAGATACAGGTGAAGCGTCGGCTTTTCGCGCTAACAACGCCATTAATGAATTAGTTAAACAACGTCTGATCAGCCGCTTTACCAGCGAACTGACTGATGGGGCTAGCATATATCGCCTATCGCCGTTGGCGATTGGCATTACTGATTACTACGTTCGTCATCGAGAGTTTTCTAAGTTAAAGCTTTCTATTCAGCTTTCAATGTTGGCTGATGAAATGGCGAAGGCGGTTGAATCTGCAGAACGAGGTGGTTCAGTTGGGCACTGGAAAAAGAATGTATTCGGTGTGCTGAAATACTCTGTAGGTGAAATCTTTGACCGCATTGATTTAAACCAACGCGTCATGGATGAACAACAACAATCCGTAAAACAGCAAATCGCCGAACTCCTGAATAAAGATTGGCGTGAAGCCATTCATAACTGTGAAGCGTTGCTTTCTGAAACCTCCACCACATTAAGTGAGTTGCAAGATACGTTACAAACTGCAGGCGATGAACTTCAAACTCAAATTTTAGATATACAGGAAAGCGTGTATGGCAATCCTGAACTTGAGTTCATTGAAGAAACATTATTTGGCTTGCAGATGAAACTTGATCGCATAACGAGTTGGGGGCAGCAGGCGATTGATTTGTGGATCGGTTATGACCGTCACGTACATAAGTTTATTCGTACGGCTATCGATATGGACCAAAATCGCGCGTTTAGCCAACGCCTGCGTCAATCCTTTAACGACTACTTTGAACAACCTTGGTATTTAACTTATGCCGATGCAGACCGCCTTATGGATCTGCGTGATGAAGCATTAGTGCTACGTGACGAGGAAGTTACTGGTAGTGTTCCTGATGAAGTTGAATACGAAGAATTCCAGCAAGTAAACGATGAGCTTGCTGAAACAATCGGCGCTATGCTGCAAGTGCATAAAGACCAAGGACAAGCGATAGATTTGGGTGCGGTATTACGTGACTACCTCGCTACCCATCCAAAAACACATCATTTTGATTTAGCACGAATTGTTGTTGATCAAGCAGTTCGACTCGGCTACTCAGAGTCGGACTACCAAGCGATTCAGCCAGACTGGCAAGCAATCAACGACTTTGGTGCAAAGGTACAAGCAAATGTCATCGACAGATATTAA
- the cmoM gene encoding tRNA uridine 5-oxyacetic acid(34) methyltransferase CmoM, producing MTEDRNFDDIAHKFVKNIYGSDKGEIRQVIVWEDLTQLLASFDQSETPLHILDAGGGLAQMSQKLAKLGHRVTLCDLSSEMLNLAKQDIANNGLLDQYQLVHSPVQNIQEHLTEPVDVVMFHAVMEWLAEPKPALENLLAQVRPGGMASIMFYNYHGLVYKNAVCGNIPHVLEGMPHRKRFKLQPQTGLLPTEVYQWIEDSGFEIQGKSGIRCFSDYIGNVKNMGEYQYDDVLALERKFCRQEPYLSLGRYIHVWAKKKQ from the coding sequence GTGACAGAAGATCGTAATTTCGACGATATTGCCCACAAATTTGTAAAAAATATCTATGGCTCCGATAAAGGAGAAATCCGTCAAGTAATTGTGTGGGAAGACCTGACGCAGTTGTTGGCAAGTTTTGACCAATCAGAAACTCCGTTGCACATTCTAGATGCTGGCGGGGGACTAGCGCAGATGTCACAGAAGCTCGCTAAGCTCGGACATCGTGTGACCTTGTGTGATCTTTCTTCTGAAATGCTCAATCTTGCTAAGCAGGATATTGCCAATAATGGCTTGCTTGATCAATATCAGTTGGTCCATTCTCCTGTGCAAAATATACAGGAGCATTTAACTGAGCCAGTTGACGTGGTGATGTTTCACGCTGTGATGGAGTGGTTGGCTGAGCCAAAACCCGCTTTAGAAAACTTGTTAGCTCAAGTGAGACCGGGTGGCATGGCATCTATCATGTTTTACAACTACCACGGGCTTGTATATAAAAATGCAGTATGTGGCAATATTCCTCATGTATTAGAGGGAATGCCGCATAGAAAACGCTTCAAACTTCAGCCTCAAACTGGATTGCTTCCTACGGAAGTGTATCAGTGGATAGAGGATTCAGGGTTTGAGATACAAGGTAAATCTGGTATTCGCTGTTTTAGTGATTACATTGGCAATGTGAAAAATATGGGCGAATACCAATACGATGATGTATTGGCTTTAGAACGAAAATTTTGTCGTCAGGAGCCATACCTCTCATTAGGCCGATACATACACGTATGGGCTAAGAAAAAACAATAA
- the elyC gene encoding envelope biogenesis factor ElyC encodes MLFFRTILFMFELKKIVSSFLMPLPALLIVGFIGLMLIMFTAKRKTGSLIVLFSLTSLFLISFQPISTSLLMPLERQYPAFLPVERNIDYVMVLGNGHVVDGYIPPTSELSRAALMRLTEGIRIARMYPGSKLILSGYAGGSEFSHARMLARVALALGVAKSDIVLLETAKDTWEEARQAAAFVQSKKLVLVTSASHMERAIKEFNSAGLNPIPAPTNFLAQANITQPWDKYTPQARYLEQTERFWYESLGQLWQKMRDYVAGSDGKLTQDK; translated from the coding sequence GTGCTGTTTTTTCGGACTATTTTGTTTATGTTTGAGCTGAAAAAAATTGTTTCATCCTTTTTAATGCCCTTACCAGCACTGCTGATTGTGGGATTTATTGGCTTAATGCTGATTATGTTTACTGCCAAACGTAAAACTGGCAGCCTCATCGTTCTGTTTTCTCTAACCAGTCTTTTTCTTATTTCGTTTCAACCCATATCAACAAGTTTGTTGATGCCTTTAGAGCGCCAATACCCCGCGTTTCTTCCTGTCGAAAGAAACATTGATTACGTGATGGTTTTAGGTAATGGACATGTTGTCGATGGCTATATACCACCAACTTCTGAACTATCACGAGCAGCATTAATGCGTTTAACGGAAGGAATACGTATTGCTAGGATGTACCCAGGATCCAAATTGATTCTTTCAGGTTATGCTGGTGGCAGCGAGTTTAGTCATGCTCGTATGTTAGCACGAGTCGCATTAGCACTCGGTGTAGCAAAGTCTGACATCGTGTTGTTAGAAACAGCAAAAGATACTTGGGAAGAGGCAAGACAAGCTGCTGCATTCGTACAAAGCAAAAAGTTGGTACTAGTGACTTCCGCCAGCCATATGGAAAGAGCAATTAAAGAATTTAATTCCGCAGGATTAAACCCGATTCCAGCGCCAACCAACTTTTTAGCTCAAGCTAACATTACTCAACCCTGGGATAAATACACGCCTCAAGCACGCTATTTGGAGCAAACCGAGCGCTTTTGGTACGAGAGCCTTGGTCAGCTTTGGCAAAAGATGCGCGATTATGTTGCTGGCTCTGATGGCAAACTAACACAAGATAAGTAG
- the torD gene encoding molecular chaperone TorD, with the protein MKEIKAFNEKRAEIYWWLSGLFACELSSQDLSHYSSPEIYNFLAGLSENDHLAVSTHKLCATLKQLLKHEDAQVQIANSFYNLFLKCDGNSALPYASLYIDKSKMNNKTPAQAIAELMEQNGVHVQEQTNESYDHLAIELDFLGHLIIRSNELEKEARMEQALKFQADYIRHHLLNWIPDFSFDCASKDKLGFYSSISVLLVAFLELDLNYLTGN; encoded by the coding sequence ATGAAAGAAATTAAAGCCTTTAACGAAAAACGAGCTGAAATCTATTGGTGGCTTTCAGGTTTGTTTGCTTGCGAACTCAGTTCACAAGACTTGTCACATTACTCATCCCCCGAAATTTACAATTTTCTCGCAGGACTTAGTGAAAACGACCATTTAGCAGTCTCCACTCACAAACTATGCGCAACTCTCAAGCAACTTCTCAAACATGAAGATGCACAAGTGCAAATTGCTAATAGCTTCTATAACCTATTTCTAAAATGTGATGGGAATTCGGCTCTCCCGTACGCATCTCTTTATATTGATAAATCAAAAATGAATAATAAAACTCCAGCACAAGCAATTGCTGAGTTAATGGAGCAAAATGGCGTACATGTTCAAGAGCAGACAAATGAATCATATGATCATCTCGCTATCGAATTAGACTTTCTCGGACACCTCATTATTCGCTCTAACGAACTTGAGAAAGAAGCCCGTATGGAACAGGCCCTAAAGTTCCAAGCGGACTATATTCGTCATCATCTATTGAACTGGATACCTGATTTTTCTTTTGATTGTGCGAGCAAGGATAAATTGGGATTTTATTCATCAATTTCAGTATTATTGGTCGCTTTTTTAGAGCTTGATTTAAACTATCTTACAGGCAATTGA